From Pseudomonadota bacterium, a single genomic window includes:
- a CDS encoding sirohydrochlorin chelatase: protein MTKKGIMICGHGSRSKKAEKEFALLAKGLKKRFPKTPVRYGFLEYSAPNIHMGLDELRDMGVEEILAVPGMLFAATHAKNDIPSVLTTYQEKNIGIKIKYGRELALHPEMIAAFQARILEALEITDINQNTFYDTMLVVVGRGTSDAQANAEAAKLTRIVAENMGFGWSETFYSGVTFPSVGQGLEIITKLGYKKIVVAPYFLFTGRLIDRINKYVDIIAQKHSDIQFFKAKYLADQNHVIDTFVERIKEAETGIFSDNNDLMSSFKKRLKKGMVSVHHHHAEYKQIVDPEDDDAIESDSDSHDHGHSHDHGHSHGFYKHIAHPNGPRTMIDEGVCCCFMSQFPPEVIEDERKLRRNKK from the coding sequence ATGACTAAAAAAGGTATTATGATTTGTGGACACGGCAGTCGGTCTAAAAAAGCTGAAAAAGAGTTCGCGTTACTTGCGAAGGGCTTAAAAAAAAGGTTTCCAAAAACCCCAGTGAGATATGGATTCCTAGAATATTCTGCTCCTAATATCCATATGGGTCTTGATGAGCTACGAGATATGGGCGTCGAAGAAATCTTAGCCGTGCCGGGCATGCTCTTTGCTGCGACACACGCAAAAAATGATATTCCATCTGTTCTTACAACTTATCAGGAAAAGAATATTGGAATTAAAATAAAATATGGGCGTGAATTAGCATTACACCCAGAAATGATTGCTGCTTTTCAAGCCAGAATTCTGGAGGCTTTGGAGATTACTGATATCAACCAGAACACTTTTTACGATACAATGTTAGTGGTTGTGGGGAGAGGCACCTCAGATGCTCAGGCTAATGCCGAGGCTGCCAAGTTAACCAGAATAGTTGCAGAAAATATGGGTTTCGGATGGTCGGAAACCTTTTATTCAGGGGTGACTTTTCCATCCGTGGGTCAGGGTTTGGAAATTATAACCAAGCTTGGATACAAAAAAATTGTCGTGGCCCCTTATTTTCTTTTCACGGGGAGACTAATTGACCGTATTAACAAATACGTAGATATTATTGCGCAAAAACACTCGGATATTCAATTTTTTAAAGCAAAATATCTAGCCGATCAAAATCACGTGATCGATACTTTTGTAGAGAGAATAAAAGAAGCCGAAACCGGTATCTTTTCAGATAACAACGATCTGATGTCATCGTTCAAGAAACGCTTGAAAAAGGGCATGGTGTCGGTCCATCATCATCACGCAGAATACAAACAAATTGTGGATCCTGAAGATGATGATGCGATTGAGTCAGATAGCGATTCTCATGACCACGGGCACTCTCATGACCACGGGCACTCTCATGGCTTTTATAAGCATATTGCTCATCCAAATGGCCCTAGAACTATGATTGATGAGGGAGTTTGCTGCTGCTTTATGAGCCAATTTCCTCCAGAGGTAATTGAGGATGAACGGAAGCTAAGACGCAACAAAAAGTAA
- a CDS encoding surface-adhesin E family protein, translated as MVVNRQTNTNHLGYLSTQVYRQADCKMTRYKILKYIFHEKRMGNESGTSIDPIKPNWEFPSPLSEEELLLNVVCSR; from the coding sequence CTGGTCGTTAATAGACAGACAAATACAAATCATCTCGGGTATCTATCAACTCAAGTATATCGCCAAGCGGATTGTAAGATGACTCGGTACAAAATATTAAAATACATTTTCCACGAGAAGCGGATGGGTAATGAAAGTGGCACTTCTATTGATCCAATAAAACCAAATTGGGAGTTTCCTTCACCTCTATCAGAGGAGGAATTACTCCTAAACGTAGTATGTAGCCGCTGA
- a CDS encoding dienelactone hydrolase family protein has translation MLKKLASVIIAIVVFYGLSPVDAKAGIKTQTVAYTVGNEKFTGYLAYNDATSDKRPGIIVVHEWWGHDAYARKRAEMLAKLGYTALALDMYGTGKLASHPKDAQSFMTAATKSVDQMKSRFLAAYDLLKKHNTVETTKIAAIGYCFGGNVAINMALAGVDLNAVVAYHSTLTQWVKKTPKDLKTKVRVFNGADDPFLNKSTIDAFDAVMKASGADYKHIYYPGVVHSFTNPGATEKGKKFKLPLAYNAKADKDSWLETLKLFREVFN, from the coding sequence ATGTTGAAAAAACTTGCTAGCGTGATAATTGCGATTGTAGTTTTTTATGGGCTTTCCCCCGTGGACGCTAAAGCGGGAATTAAAACACAAACTGTTGCGTATACGGTAGGTAATGAAAAATTTACCGGCTATCTCGCCTATAATGATGCAACTTCAGACAAACGACCTGGTATCATTGTTGTACATGAATGGTGGGGCCATGATGCTTACGCTCGAAAGCGCGCAGAAATGCTGGCGAAACTTGGATATACCGCACTTGCGCTTGATATGTATGGTACTGGAAAATTGGCTAGCCATCCAAAGGATGCCCAAAGTTTTATGACAGCGGCAACTAAATCCGTTGATCAAATGAAATCTAGGTTTCTCGCAGCTTATGACCTTTTAAAAAAACACAATACGGTAGAAACAACAAAAATAGCAGCCATTGGTTATTGTTTCGGCGGCAACGTGGCTATTAACATGGCGCTCGCTGGTGTCGACTTAAATGCTGTCGTCGCCTACCACAGCACGCTAACACAGTGGGTGAAGAAAACACCTAAGGATCTCAAAACGAAGGTCCGCGTATTTAACGGGGCAGACGACCCATTCCTTAACAAATCCACAATAGATGCTTTTGATGCTGTTATGAAAGCTTCAGGAGCCGACTACAAACATATTTATTATCCCGGCGTCGTTCATAGCTTCACTAATCCGGGTGCTACTGAAAAGGGGAAAAAGTTCAAATTACCGCTCGCGTATAACGCGAAGGCGGACAAGGATTCGTGGCTAGAAACACTAAAGCTGTTTCGTGAGGTTTTCAACTAG
- a CDS encoding dihydroneopterin aldolase — MDATIELTDLQLSVCIGKHSAAKILPEIQVLDLVLTVNPRLVCTETDTMADVFDYDPILDFVHESTKDKRYETQECLISRLARHCAQFEEVTQIDITIRKESKGKATGKLGVRLVLNEEDVRKFRGVPV; from the coding sequence TTGGACGCTACCATAGAGCTTACGGATCTCCAACTAAGTGTGTGCATTGGCAAACATAGCGCTGCGAAGATTTTACCTGAAATACAGGTGTTGGACCTCGTGTTAACCGTAAATCCAAGACTAGTATGCACCGAAACTGACACAATGGCTGATGTCTTTGATTACGATCCCATATTAGATTTTGTACACGAATCCACAAAAGACAAACGATACGAAACACAGGAGTGTTTGATATCCCGGCTGGCGCGTCACTGCGCACAATTTGAAGAAGTCACTCAGATTGATATTACAATCAGAAAAGAGAGCAAGGGCAAGGCTACAGGAAAACTTGGTGTCAGGTTGGTTCTAAATGAAGAAGACGTAAGAAAATTTCGCGGTGTTCCCGTTTAA